A window of the Lolium perenne isolate Kyuss_39 chromosome 7, Kyuss_2.0, whole genome shotgun sequence genome harbors these coding sequences:
- the LOC127314619 gene encoding starch synthase 3, chloroplastic/amyloplastic, whose translation MEMALRPRSPLCPRSTQALVVRPAGSGGLAQTSLLTSRFTRSRIARCMASSSDSPKRKSRRMVSPQVKVISSGGYMSRLTVEPITKKREHNNGDEEILGTYNTLLSTDTTEWTDSTEAETAETDPSQNASSSSIIGELDVVDEDIFVVDLTVNALSSVTKGEVHAVDEARVETDISEVDLAATALSSAIMGDVDVMNEIGAVQVTVAADLSGKVSSSVTTAEEDMVDEVVTVQDTFEVTSSGNVSTSVKMCKVDTIDEAGTTHGTLEAISSGNVSTSTMVGEVNAVETGGDQDTFEPDLSGNASSNATYGEVDEARVEEQIFENDMLASISGNEKHMAVDSVGEATDKEETYQQQYPTLSSISMWSKAIDKTGVSLKPVLPLVRVQEQGKSNPNDHVQEGSIVAFSEHNQPTLTFHEKQQSTIAFDKQNKPIATFSKQDQYISALLEKNKSMAASDEQGRLIVDLPDQDQSIIGSHKQHKSVPDVPGQIQSIVSSSNQHQSIVAFRKQDQSIVSAPKQKHPIVPFHKHDLSILGLHKQNLSSVDTMGEGQTKQVHAIDRHDALLAKEVEATDGNYNPQKTNGDALHLKFDTENLSQEHQANRTEEALEMTTSKQVDDAHLFMTEHQIGVAEGQMIVTEDGLSVTKYGTRVGDQIEHLLSAKEFSWDEDEVGSIQDDERYEADEISISVEPDIQDSPQNVVDPKEVLKELADENYLIGNKLFIFPEVVKSDSVIDLYLNRDLTALANEPDVVIKGAFNGWRWMPFTEKLHKSELGGVWWSCKLCIPKEAYRLDFVFFNGRSVYENNGKDDFFIEIEGTMDEELFEDFLVKQKQRELEMVAVEEAERRTQTVEQRQKKEEMAAAEAVRAQVKAEIEMRKNKLHNMLSLAKTSADNLWYIEASTDTTGAIVRLYYNRNSTPLVHSTQIWMHGGYNNWTDGLSIVERLVKSNEKDGDWWYADVIQPENALVLDWVFADGPPGNARNYDNNGRQDFHAILPNISTEEGYWVQEEQNIYARLLQERREREEAIRRKAERSAKMKAEMKAKTMRRFLLSQKHIVYTEPLEIRAGTTVDVLYNPSNTVLNGKPEVWFRCSFNLWMHPGGALPPHKMVKSRDGSLLKATVQVPPDAYMMDFVFSESEEGGIYDNRDGMDYHIPISDSVETETYMHIVHIAVEMAPIAKVGGLGDVVTSLSRAVQDLGHTVEVILPKYDCLNENSVKNLHVYQSFSWGGTEIIVWVGLVEDLTVYFLEPQNGMFGVGCVYGRNDDRRFGFFCHSALEFILQNGSSPHILHCHDWSSAPVAWLYKEHYAQSRLASARVVFTIHNLEFGAHYIGKAMTYCDKATTVSQTYSREVAGHGAIAPHREKFYGILNGIDPDIWDPYTDNCIPVPYTSENIIEGKTAAKRALQQKLGLQQTDVPIVGIISRLTAQKGIHLIKHAIYRTLESNGQVVLLGSAPDHRIQGDFCRLADALHGVYHGRVKLVLTYDEPLSHLIYAGSDFVLVPSIFEPCGLTQLVAMRYGSIPIVRKTGGLYDTIFDVDNDKDRARSLGLETNGFSFDGADSNGVDYALNRALSSWFDARDWFHSLCKRVMEQDWSWNRPALDYIELYHSARKF comes from the exons atggAGATGGCTCTCCGGCCGCGGAGTCCTCTCTGCCCTCGGAGCACGCAGGCGCTCGTCGTCCGGCCGGCCGGCAGCGGCGGCCTTGCGCAG ACTTCCTTGCTGACTAGCAGATTTACTCGAAGCAGGATTGCCCGATGCATGGCATCAAGTTCAG ATTCTCCCAAAAGGAAATCAAGGAGGATGGTATCTCCTCAGGTTAAAGTCATTTCTTCTGGAGGGTATATGTCAAGACTCACTGTCGAACCTATCACCAAGAAGAGAGAGCACAATAATGGTGATGAAGAAATTCTTGGCACATACAATACGCTATTAAGTACCGACACAACAGAATGGACTGACAGTACAGaagctgaaactgctgaaacagaTCCATCACAAAATGCTTCAAGCAGTTCGATCATAGGGGAACTGGATGTGGTAGATGAAGACATATTTGTGGTGGATTTGACAGTAAATGCATTGAGCAGTGTAACAAAGGGGGAGGTACATGCAGTGGACGAAGCTAGAGTTGAAACAGACATATCTGAGGTGGATTTGGCAGCAACTGCATTAAGTAGTGCAATAATGGGCGATGTGGATGTGATGAATGAAATTGGGGCTGTACAAGTCACAGTTGCCGCAGATTTGTCAGGTAAAGTTTCAAGCAGTGTGACAACTGCGGAAGAGGATATGGTCGATGAAGTTGTGACCGTTCAAGACACCTTTGAGGTGACTTCGTCGGGAAATGTTTCAACCAGTGTAAAAATGTGCAAAGTGGATACGATTGATGAAGCTGGGACTACACACGGCACATTAGAGGCGATTTCATCAGGAAATGTTTCAACCAGTACAATGGTTGGGGAAGTGAATGCGGTTGAAACTGGGGGTGATCAAGACACATTTGAACCGGATTTGTCAGGAAATGCTTCAAGCAATGCAACATATGGGGAAGTGGATGAAGCTAGAGTTGAAGAACAAATATTTGAGAATGATATGTTAGCCAGTATTTCAGGCAACGAGAAACACATGGCTGTGGATTCAGTGGGTGAAGCGACTGATAAAGAAGAGACCTACCAACAGCAATATCCAACACTGTCTTCAATATCTATGTGGAGCAAGGCTATTGATAAAACAGGTGTAAGTTTGAAGCCCGTGCTGCCGCTTGTCAGGGTCCAGGAACAAGGCAAATCAAATCCTAATGATCACGTGCAAGAAGGATCAATTGTTGCTTTCAGTGAACATAATCAACCGACATTAACTTTCCATGAGAAACAACAAAGTACTATTGCTTTTGACAAACAAAACAAGCCAATTGCCACATTCTCTAAACAAGACCAATATATTTCTGCCCTTCTTGAGAAAAACAAATCCATGGCTGCTTCTGATGAACAAGGGCGATTGATTGTTGATTTACCAGACCAAGACCAATCAATCATAGGTTCCCATAAACAACATAAATCAGTTCCAGATGTCCCTGGACAGATACAATCCATTGTTAGTTCTAGTAATCAACACCAATCAATTGTTGCTTTCCGCAAACAGGACCAAtcaattgttagtgccccaaaacAAAAGCATCCCATAGTTCCATTCCATAAACATGATCTTTCGATTCTGGGTCTCCATAAACAAAACCTATCAAGTGTTGATACCATGGGAGAGGGTCAAACAAAGCAAGTTCATGCCATTGATAGACATGATGCATTGCTTGCGAAGGAAGTGGAAGCTACTGATGGAAATTACAACCCTCAAAAAACTAATGGGGATGCACTTCATTTAAAGTTTGATACTGAAAACCTGTCTCAGGAACATCAGGCAAATAGAACCGAAGAAGCATTGGAAATGACAACTAGCAAGCAAGTTGATGATGCACATCTTTTCATGACTGAACATCAGATAGGTGTTGCTGAAGGGCAGATGATAGTTACAGAGGATGGGCTTTCTGTGACTAAATATGGAACTAGGGTAGGTGATCAAATTGAACACCTGCTTTCTGCAAAAGAGTTCTCATGGGACGAAGATGAAGTGGGGTCAATCCAGGATGATGAACGGTATGAAGCCGATGAGATCTCTATCTCTGTGGAACCAGATATCCAGGATTCACCACAGAATGTTGTTGATCCAAAAGAAGTTCTTAAAGAACTTGCTGACGAAAATTATTTGATAGGAAACAAACTTTTTATATTTCCAGAGGTAGTGAAATCTGACTCAGTTATTGATCTCTATTTGAATCGTGACCTTACAGCTTTGGCAAATGAACCGGATGTCGTCATCAAAGGAGCATTCAATGGTTGGAGGTGGATGCCTTTCACTGAAAAATTGCACAAGAGTGAACTGGGAGGGGTTTGGTGGTCTTGCAAACTGTGCATACCCAAGGAGGCCTACAGATTAGACTTTGTGTTTTTTAATGGTCGTTCAGTCTATGAAAACAATGGCAAAGATGATTTCTTCATAGAAATAGAAGGTACTATGGATGAAGAACTGTTTGAGGATTTCTTGGTTAAACAAAAGCAAAGGGAGCTTGAGATGGTTGCCGTTGAAGAAGCTGAAAGGAGGACACAAACAGTAGAACAACGTCAGAAGAAGGAAGAAATGGCTGCAGCTGAAGCAGTCAGGGCACAAGTGAAGGCTGAGATAGAGATGAGGAAGAATAAATTGCACAATATGTTGAGTTTAGCTAAAACATCTGCTGATAATTTGTGGTACATAGAGGCTAGCACAGATACAACAGGAGCTATTGTCAGATTATATTATAACAGAAACTCGACGCCACTTGTGCATAGTACTCAGATTTGGATGCATGGTGGTTACAACAATTGGACTGATGGGCTATCTATTGTCGAAAGGCTTGTCAAGTCCAATGAAAAAGACGGTGACTGGTGGTATGCAGACG TTATTCAACCTGAAAATGCACTAGTGTTAGACTGGGTCTTTGCTGACGGGCCACCTGGGAATGCAAGAAATTATGACAACAATGGTCGACAAGATTTCCATGCTATTCTTCCAAACATTTCTACCGAGGAAGGCTACTGGGTGCAAGAGGAACAAAATATCTATGCAAGGCTTctgcaagaaagaagagaacggGAGGAGGCTATCAGAAGAAAG GCTGAGAGAAGTGCAAAAATGAAAGCTGAGATGAAGGCAAAAACTATGCGTAGGTTTCTGCTTTCCCAGAAACACATTGTTTATACTGAACCACTTGAAATACGTGCTGGAACCACAGTGGATGTGCTATACAATCCTTCTAATACAGTGCTCAATGGAAAGCCGGAGGTTTGGTTTAGATGCTCCTTTAACCTTTGGATGCATCCAGGTGGTGCGTTACCACCCCATAAGATGGTGAAATCAAGAGATGGATCTCTCTTGAAAGCAACAG TACAAGTTCCACCGGATGCCTATATGATGGATTTTGTTTTCTCTGAGTCGGAAGAAGGTGGGATCTATGACAACAGGGATGGGATGGACTATCATATTCCTATTTCTGATTCAGTTGAAACGGAAACTTACATGCATATTGTCCACATTGCCGTTGAGATGGCCCCCATTGCTAAG GTTGGAGGTCTCGGTGATGTTGTTACAAGTCTTTCACGTGCTGTTCAAGATTTAGGACATACTGTCGAGGTTATTCTTCCAAAGTATGACTGTCTGAACGAAAACAGT GTGAAGAATTTACACGTATATCAAAGTTTTTCTTGGGGCGGTACAGAAATAATTGTATGGGTTGGACTAGTCGAAGACCTTACAGTTTACTTCCTGGAACCTCAGAATGG GATGTTTGGGGTCGGATGTGTATATGGAAGGAATGATGACCGTAGATTTGGCTTCTTCTGTCACTCTGCTCTAGAGTTTATCCTCCAGAATGGATCTTCTCCG CATATACTACATTGCCACGATTGGTCAAGTGCTCCCGTTGCCTGGCTGTACAAGGAACACTATGCCCAATCCAGATTGGCAAGTGCTCGGGTTGTATTTACCATCCACAATCTTGAATTTGGAGCACATTATATTGGTAAAGCAATGACATACTGTGATAAAGCCACGACT GTTTCTCAAACATATTCGAGGGAAGTGGCAGGGCATGGTGCCATCGCTCCCCACCGTGAAAAATTCTACGGCATTCTGAATGGTATCGATCCAGATATATGGGATCCGTACACAGACAACTGTATACCG GTCCCTTATACTTCTGAGAACATTATTGAAGGGAAGACTGCTGCAAAAAGGGCATTGCAGCAGAAGCTTGGATTACAACAAACTGATGTCCCTATTGTCGGAATCATCAGCCGTCTGACAGCCCAGAAGGGAATCCACCTCATCAAGCATGcaatttatcgcactctcgaaagcaATGGCCAG GTGGTTTTGCTTGGCTCAGCTCCAGATCATCGAATACAAGGTGATTTTTGTAGGTTGGCAGATGCTCTTCATGGTGTTTACCACGGTAGGGTAAAGCTTGTTCTAACCTATGATGAGCCTCTTTCCCATCTG ATATACGCTGGCTCCGACTTTGTTCTTGTTCCATCTATCTTTGAACCCTGTGGATTGACTCAACTTGTTGCCATGCGTTACGGATCGATCCCTATAGTTCGGAAAACTGGAG GACTCTACGACACTATCTTTGATGTAGACAATGATAAGGATCGGGCTCGGTCTCTTGGTCTCGAGACAAATGGATTCAGTTTCGACGGAGCTGACAGCAACGGCGTGGATTATGCCCTGAACAG AGCGCTCTCTTCTTGGTTTGACGCCCGTGACTGGTTCCACTCCCTCTGCAAGAGAGTCATGGAGCAGGACTGGTCATGGAACCGGCCTGCACTGGACTACATTGAATTGTACCATTCGGCGCGTAAATTCTGA